One Klebsiella electrica genomic window, CCCCAACATTCGCTAGTAGGCGCGATGTGGTTTTGAAAATGAGGGAATCATGGCGGGATCAGGTTTTTTATTACCAATGGTGGCGGGTATCGCGCTTAGTTGCGTCAGCTATGGATTTGTTGCTCGCATTGTTTCAAAACGTCAGATCAGCACGCTACGCGCAGTTTCATGGGGGATTCTTGGCACTCTCTCATTGGTGCTAGGCGTGTGCGCATTTTCTGCTGTAAGCGCAGAACACCCAGCAGCGAAAAACGAGACATCGTGCTTAGGTAACGCCCCGGAATGCTATGCAAAAGCGCACCACAACCCCGTCAAAGAGTGCAAGCAGGTAATGGACAAGAAAGCAGCGTTTAGCCATGTGTGGCAGGAAAGTGAAGCGCGGCCAGTTTTCAACACTTACCTTTGGCACAACGAGCAAAAGAAAACGATTCAAGCATTTGGACAACAGGCTAAGGCCATTAACAGCATGAATATGCTGATACCACTACAATACTTTTGTGTTTTTAACGCCAACACCGGGGAAGTCATCGCGGCTTCATTTGAGTAACCACCATAAGCCCCCCGAATTTATAAGTGGGGGCATTCCACCTCGTAGATCTTCCTGGCTGCTCTAACCGGAAACGGTGCCACAATCTTTTTCACGCTTTGAATCTCCCACGCGCCCCCCAACTCGAGATTGCAATGAAAGGGCATGAACGTTTAAAGCAACGCGGCTATAGTCGCTCTGGAAACACCGTATTCACGCGCTAACGCACTGACACTGGTTCCGCTATTCTTTTTCTCTATAATCGCCCTACGGGCTTCTGGTGCGATTTTAGAAGGTCTGCCCAATTTTTTGCCCTCGGCTTTTGCTCGCGACAAACCCGCTTGGGTGCGTTCAATCAGTAGATCACGCTCCATCTCCGCAACTGCTGCCAGCATCGACAACAAAAGCTTACCCGCAGCGGAGGTGAGATCCGTTGTGCCAAGCTGGTGGACGATCACCTTGATGCCGCGATCAGATAACAATCGGACTGTCTGGAGCGCGTCAATA contains:
- a CDS encoding recombinase family protein, with protein sequence MAIFGYGRVSTAQQDTENQRLELEQAGWTFDFWFTDVVSGKTPAMQRKAFSELLGKIRDDETLVVAKLDRLGRDAIDALQTVRLLSDRGIKVIVHQLGTTDLTSAAGKLLLSMLAAVAEMERDLLIERTQAGLSRAKAEGKKLGRPSKIAPEARRAIIEKKNSGTSVSALAREYGVSRATIAALL